From a region of the Geothrix sp. 21YS21S-2 genome:
- a CDS encoding ABC-F family ATP-binding cassette domain-containing protein yields the protein MLGAQNVTMRFGARILFEDVTTTFQPGRRYGLTGPNGSGKSTFIKLFTGEMEPTTGTIHRPRKMGVLAQDQFAFDAFRVVDTVIMGNKPLWDALQERDRIYEKAEMTDADGMRLGELEGIVADEDGYTAEADAAILLDGLGVPEEFHERTMGEIQGGQKVRVLLAQSLFGNPEALLLDEPTNHLDLDSIHWLENFLARYKGSLVVISHDRHFLNAICTHIADIDYQTIIQYTGGYDDMVMQKMQIRSRLESENSVREKKIAQLQDFIQRFAAGTRSSQVNSRRKEVERLTPNDLARSNIQRPYIMFGQNKPGGRHALEFEDVCKGYDQEDGRQEVIRNFTANVARGEKIALVGRNGAGKSTLLKALLANAPQVTELDRAIDSGTVKWGHEVNVGYFAQDFRESIPGGYALVDWLRQFDPDALVEQIRGVLGQMLFRGEEGMKRTEVLSGGEGCRLMFCKLMLQKPNFLVLDEPTNHLDLEAVIALNTALQRYEGTVILVTHDEDLIDEVATRIWNVTDDGIEDFQGTYAEFQAKHS from the coding sequence ATGCTCGGTGCCCAAAACGTGACCATGCGCTTCGGCGCGAGGATCCTGTTCGAAGACGTGACCACGACGTTCCAGCCGGGGCGCCGCTACGGCCTCACGGGACCCAACGGAAGCGGCAAGTCCACCTTCATCAAGCTGTTCACCGGGGAGATGGAGCCCACCACCGGCACCATCCACCGCCCCCGCAAGATGGGCGTGCTGGCCCAGGACCAGTTCGCCTTCGATGCCTTCCGCGTCGTCGACACCGTCATCATGGGCAACAAGCCCCTTTGGGACGCCCTGCAGGAGCGCGACCGCATCTACGAGAAGGCCGAGATGACCGACGCCGACGGCATGCGCCTGGGCGAACTCGAGGGAATCGTGGCCGACGAGGACGGCTACACCGCCGAGGCCGACGCCGCCATCCTCCTGGACGGCCTGGGCGTCCCCGAGGAATTCCACGAACGCACCATGGGCGAGATCCAGGGCGGCCAGAAGGTGCGGGTGCTGCTGGCCCAGAGCCTGTTCGGGAACCCCGAGGCCCTGCTCCTGGACGAGCCCACCAACCACCTGGACCTGGACTCCATCCACTGGCTGGAGAACTTCCTGGCGCGCTACAAGGGATCGCTCGTGGTCATCTCCCACGACCGCCACTTCCTCAACGCCATCTGCACCCACATCGCCGACATCGACTACCAGACCATCATCCAGTACACCGGCGGCTACGACGACATGGTCATGCAGAAGATGCAGATCCGCTCCCGCCTGGAGTCCGAGAACAGCGTGCGGGAGAAGAAGATCGCCCAGCTGCAGGACTTCATCCAGCGCTTCGCCGCGGGCACCCGCAGCAGCCAGGTGAACTCCCGGCGCAAGGAGGTGGAGCGGCTCACCCCCAACGACCTGGCCCGCAGCAACATCCAGCGCCCCTACATCATGTTCGGCCAGAACAAGCCCGGCGGGAGGCACGCCCTGGAATTCGAGGACGTGTGCAAGGGCTACGACCAGGAGGATGGACGGCAGGAGGTGATCCGCAACTTCACCGCCAACGTCGCCCGGGGCGAGAAGATCGCCCTGGTGGGCCGCAACGGCGCCGGCAAATCCACGCTCCTCAAGGCGCTCCTCGCCAACGCCCCCCAGGTCACCGAGCTGGACCGCGCCATCGACTCGGGCACCGTGAAGTGGGGCCACGAGGTGAACGTGGGCTACTTCGCCCAGGACTTCCGCGAGTCCATCCCCGGGGGCTACGCCCTGGTGGACTGGCTCCGGCAGTTCGACCCCGATGCCCTCGTGGAGCAGATCCGGGGCGTCCTGGGCCAGATGCTCTTCCGGGGCGAGGAGGGGATGAAGCGCACCGAGGTCCTCTCCGGCGGCGAAGGCTGCCGCCTCATGTTCTGCAAGCTCATGCTCCAGAAGCCCAACTTCCTGGTGCTGGACGAGCCCACCAACCACCTGGACCTGGAAGCCGTCATCGCCCTGAACACCGCCCTGCAGCGCTACGAGGGCACCGTCATCCTGGTCACGCACGACGAGGACCTCATCGACGAGGTGGCCACCCGCATCTGGAACGTCACCGACGACGGCATCGAGGACTTCCAGGGCACCTACGCAGAGTTCCAGGCCAAGCACAGCTGA
- a CDS encoding MauE/DoxX family redox-associated membrane protein, protein MMRRLTHPWITVRAQIALGAVFIVAALPKIADAPGFAKAIWNYQLFPAWSVHPTALVLPWLELLCGLALCLGLWTRAAAAWLGALLLAFLVALSINLARRHPVDCGCFSTQATARSVDERVADMRWAILRDLGLLLLAAQVLVAAGRRNQSS, encoded by the coding sequence ATGATGCGAAGGCTCACGCACCCCTGGATCACGGTGAGGGCCCAGATCGCCCTGGGGGCGGTCTTCATCGTGGCGGCCCTGCCCAAGATCGCCGACGCGCCCGGCTTCGCCAAGGCCATCTGGAACTACCAGCTCTTCCCCGCCTGGAGCGTGCACCCCACGGCCCTGGTGCTTCCCTGGCTGGAGCTCCTGTGCGGCCTGGCCCTGTGCCTGGGGCTGTGGACCCGGGCCGCGGCGGCCTGGCTCGGGGCCCTGCTCCTGGCCTTCCTGGTGGCCCTGTCCATCAACCTGGCCCGGCGCCACCCGGTGGACTGCGGGTGCTTCTCCACCCAGGCCACGGCCCGGTCCGTGGACGAGCGCGTGGCCGACATGCGGTGGGCGATCCTGCGGGACCTCGGACTCCTGCTGCTGGCCGCGCAGGTGCTGGTCGCGGCGGGCCGCCGCAACCAAAGCTCGTGA
- a CDS encoding rhodanese-like domain-containing protein: MSRLAHHLARALAFLAAAVLLGVAANHFAAPSRKLAWLGRTPTEPAAPPADPPADPPAPEPAPGPVRTAPRAADPFHPSSTQAVREISSEVAWSAFGRRIPFLDARRTSDFEEGHVAGAWSAPVWESDCDRRITEFEARANPGMKDPVVIYCTGGCEDSKLLAAKLQGLGYRNLLVYTDGFPDWTAKARPVAKGPRP, from the coding sequence ATGTCCCGCCTCGCCCACCACCTCGCCCGCGCCCTGGCCTTCCTGGCCGCGGCGGTGCTCCTCGGGGTGGCCGCCAACCACTTCGCCGCCCCCAGCCGGAAGCTGGCCTGGCTGGGCCGGACGCCCACCGAGCCCGCGGCTCCGCCCGCGGACCCGCCCGCGGACCCGCCCGCCCCTGAACCGGCCCCCGGGCCCGTGCGGACCGCACCCCGGGCCGCGGATCCCTTCCATCCCTCCTCCACCCAGGCGGTGCGCGAAATCAGCTCCGAGGTCGCATGGTCCGCCTTCGGCCGCCGCATTCCCTTCCTGGACGCGCGGCGCACCTCCGATTTCGAAGAGGGCCACGTGGCCGGGGCCTGGAGCGCCCCGGTATGGGAGTCCGACTGCGACCGGCGCATCACCGAGTTCGAAGCCCGGGCCAACCCCGGCATGAAGGACCCCGTCGTGATCTACTGCACCGGCGGCTGCGAGGACTCCAAGCTCCTGGCGGCCAAGCTCCAGGGCCTGGGCTACCGGAACCTGCTGGTGTACACCGACGGCTTCCCGGACTGGACCGCCAAGGCCCGCCCCGTGGCGAAGGGGCCCCGCCCATGA
- a CDS encoding GTP-binding protein, whose amino-acid sequence MLEVLLVTGPLGSGKTTVVNRLLKAELARGGRVAVLINEFGSVSVDGILVDAERPELAGIANLVDGCACCSLKADVVKVLADWAALPDGRRPGRVVLETTGLADPTDLVDLEEDPALGDIRLAGCLTVVSALAPLGHLEQKALLRRQAALASLVYVSKADADPSMALAWESQLRAAFPRHAIWRTRMGAAPEGCPDPWEGVIPPAPAPAGAPSFAQARALTLRWDHPVDPEGLEALLLRRPDRGEVLRAKGVCAFQGWPARNDGSDRWAFQLADGRLEITPLPALAGGALAPMAAVVIGLELDRSAWNRQLRVLERPPAGARRKVAL is encoded by the coding sequence ATGCTCGAAGTCCTACTGGTCACAGGCCCCCTCGGTTCGGGAAAGACCACCGTCGTGAACCGGCTCCTCAAGGCCGAGCTCGCGCGCGGCGGCAGGGTCGCGGTGCTCATCAACGAATTCGGCTCGGTGAGCGTGGACGGCATCCTGGTGGATGCGGAGCGCCCCGAGCTGGCCGGCATCGCCAACCTGGTGGACGGCTGCGCCTGCTGCAGCCTGAAGGCCGACGTGGTCAAGGTGCTGGCGGACTGGGCGGCCCTGCCCGACGGGCGCCGCCCCGGGCGGGTGGTGCTGGAGACCACGGGCCTGGCCGACCCCACGGACCTGGTGGACCTGGAGGAGGACCCGGCCCTGGGGGACATCCGCCTCGCGGGCTGCCTCACGGTCGTCTCGGCCCTGGCCCCGCTCGGGCATCTGGAGCAGAAGGCCCTCCTCCGCCGCCAGGCGGCGCTGGCGAGCCTGGTGTACGTGAGCAAGGCCGACGCGGACCCCAGCATGGCCCTGGCCTGGGAGAGCCAGCTGCGCGCCGCCTTCCCCCGCCACGCCATCTGGCGGACCCGCATGGGCGCGGCCCCGGAGGGCTGCCCCGATCCCTGGGAGGGCGTGATCCCGCCGGCCCCGGCCCCGGCGGGCGCCCCGAGCTTCGCCCAGGCCCGGGCCCTCACCCTGCGGTGGGACCACCCGGTGGACCCCGAAGGCCTGGAGGCCCTCCTCCTGCGCCGTCCGGACCGGGGGGAGGTGCTGCGGGCGAAGGGGGTGTGCGCCTTCCAGGGGTGGCCGGCGCGCAACGACGGCAGCGACCGCTGGGCCTTTCAGCTGGCGGACGGCCGGCTCGAGATCACGCCCCTGCCCGCCCTGGCCGGCGGCGCCCTGGCCCCCATGGCCGCCGTGGTGATCGGCCTGGAGCTGGACCGTTCGGCTTGGAACCGGCAATTGCGGGTCCTGGAACGCCCGCCGGCGGGGGCACGGAGGAAGGTCGCCCTGTGA
- a CDS encoding 3-deoxy-D-manno-octulosonic acid transferase has product MDLVDSSYLGAVALAGAVARALSRGLPPDWRLRLEAAAPADLPEGWLWLHAVSVGELVLAEGILAVLRDRGHHVHVTTGTANGMALLARRLPGWDGGTGRVTGGAFPLDDPEGLASFLKVPPGAFVSLETEIWPNLLRELEALGVPRCVVNGRLTRRSLGRGGPWMARAASRLTLVAARDAASAALFRELGAPRVELGGNLKADLPPPRSLHAGWAHLRRAWAASPVLVAGNTVEGEEEVVLGAWEAARARHPDLRLILAPRQPRRFPEAAALLAGRAFRRASEVWPQKAEAWEACDILLLDTLGDLASAYREGTLALVAGGWAWHGGHNPLEPVRWGLPTLVGPGFTNFEDLVVPLLEAGLVEVVPLERLSERTTELLDGASLRPAQAGKPVPYPEGLAGSLEKTVTILKNCLPPPR; this is encoded by the coding sequence ATGGACCTGGTGGACAGCAGCTATCTGGGGGCCGTCGCCCTCGCGGGCGCCGTGGCCCGGGCCCTCTCCCGGGGGCTGCCCCCGGACTGGCGCCTGCGCCTGGAGGCCGCGGCCCCGGCGGACCTTCCGGAAGGCTGGCTGTGGCTCCACGCCGTGAGCGTGGGCGAGCTGGTGCTGGCCGAGGGGATCCTCGCGGTGCTGCGGGACCGCGGGCATCACGTGCACGTGACCACCGGCACCGCCAACGGCATGGCACTCCTGGCCCGGCGGCTGCCGGGGTGGGACGGGGGCACGGGCCGGGTCACCGGGGGCGCCTTCCCCCTGGACGACCCGGAAGGGCTGGCGTCCTTCCTGAAGGTGCCGCCCGGGGCCTTCGTGAGCCTGGAGACTGAGATCTGGCCCAACCTGCTGCGGGAGCTGGAGGCGCTGGGCGTGCCGCGGTGCGTGGTCAACGGCAGGCTGACCCGGCGCAGCCTCGGCCGGGGCGGGCCCTGGATGGCCCGGGCCGCCTCGCGCCTGACCCTGGTGGCAGCCCGGGATGCGGCGAGCGCCGCGCTGTTCCGTGAACTGGGGGCGCCGCGGGTGGAACTGGGCGGCAACCTCAAGGCCGACCTTCCGCCGCCGCGCTCCCTGCACGCGGGCTGGGCGCACCTGCGCCGGGCCTGGGCGGCCAGCCCCGTCCTGGTGGCCGGCAACACCGTGGAAGGCGAGGAGGAGGTGGTCCTGGGTGCCTGGGAGGCCGCGAGGGCGCGGCATCCGGACCTGCGCCTCATCCTGGCCCCGCGCCAGCCCAGGCGCTTCCCGGAGGCCGCGGCCCTGCTGGCGGGCCGGGCCTTCCGCCGGGCTTCCGAGGTCTGGCCCCAGAAGGCCGAGGCCTGGGAGGCCTGCGACATCCTCCTGCTGGACACCCTGGGCGACCTGGCCTCGGCCTACCGGGAAGGCACGCTGGCCCTGGTGGCCGGGGGCTGGGCCTGGCACGGCGGCCACAATCCCCTGGAACCGGTCCGGTGGGGCCTGCCGACGCTGGTGGGGCCGGGCTTCACCAACTTCGAGGACCTGGTGGTCCCCCTGCTGGAGGCCGGGCTCGTGGAGGTCGTCCCGCTTGAGCGGCTGAGCGAACGGACAACCGAACTGTTGGATGGCGCTTCTTTGCGTCCCGCCCAGGCCGGGAAGCCGGTACCCTATCCGGAGGGTCTCGCCGGTTCTTTAGAAAAAACCGTAACGATTCTCAAGAACTGCCTACCCCCTCCCCGATAA
- a CDS encoding response regulator, with product MTTLPPNVLLIDDDVAVLGMVGDALTHFGMKVHAFSEGDRALHLLEDPASPLFDLVISDINMEGMDGFDVINRVKATRPGLPVVLMTGQASLDYAIRAMRMGASNLFQKPLTIRELVNSVFHLVDLHREIRLAETGLRGMTEERRSFQTLAGELDIPSLVSHLTDRLVPMGFAKASNVDVIAMAFHEALVNALEHGCLELDSSLKGDIFAETDAYATQLQQRLADPRYAHRLIEVESVLSPESFTVTVRDGGPGFDTTTVSTLSDVDLNKQCGRGLPLILLVMDQVVHNARGNEIRLVLNKKDPR from the coding sequence ATGACCACGCTTCCCCCCAATGTGCTCCTGATCGACGACGATGTGGCCGTTCTGGGGATGGTGGGCGACGCCCTGACGCACTTCGGGATGAAGGTCCACGCCTTCTCCGAGGGGGACCGCGCGCTGCACCTGCTGGAGGACCCGGCCTCGCCCCTGTTCGACCTGGTCATCTCCGACATCAACATGGAGGGGATGGACGGCTTCGACGTCATCAACCGCGTGAAGGCCACCCGGCCCGGCCTGCCGGTGGTGCTCATGACGGGCCAGGCCAGCCTGGACTACGCCATCCGGGCCATGCGCATGGGCGCCTCCAACCTGTTCCAGAAGCCCCTGACGATCCGCGAGCTGGTCAACAGCGTCTTCCATCTGGTGGACCTCCACCGGGAGATCCGCCTGGCCGAGACGGGCCTCCGGGGCATGACCGAGGAGCGCCGCTCCTTCCAGACCCTGGCCGGGGAACTGGACATTCCCAGCCTCGTCTCCCACCTCACGGACCGCCTCGTGCCCATGGGCTTCGCCAAGGCCTCCAACGTGGACGTCATCGCCATGGCCTTCCATGAGGCGCTGGTGAACGCCCTGGAGCACGGCTGCCTCGAGCTGGACTCCAGCCTGAAGGGCGACATCTTCGCGGAGACCGACGCCTACGCGACCCAGCTCCAGCAGCGCCTCGCCGACCCCCGCTACGCCCACCGCCTCATCGAGGTGGAGAGCGTCCTCTCCCCCGAGAGCTTCACGGTGACCGTGCGCGACGGCGGCCCGGGCTTCGACACGACGACCGTCTCCACCCTCTCCGACGTGGACCTGAACAAGCAGTGCGGCCGGGGCCTTCCGCTGATCCTCCTGGTCATGGACCAGGTGGTGCACAACGCCAGGGGCAACGAGATCAGGCTCGTCCTCAACAAGAAGGACCCGCGCTGA
- the trxA gene encoding thioredoxin gives MSDLVKHITDADFQQTVATGVTLVDFWAPWCGPCRMIAPILDELAGELQSQAQIVKINVDENPVVAGQFGVMSIPTLLLFKDGKKVDQKVGGQAKPALKAFIQQAL, from the coding sequence ATGTCAGATCTAGTCAAGCACATCACCGACGCCGACTTCCAGCAGACCGTCGCCACGGGCGTCACCCTCGTGGACTTCTGGGCCCCCTGGTGCGGCCCCTGCCGCATGATCGCTCCCATCCTGGATGAGCTGGCGGGCGAACTCCAGTCCCAGGCCCAGATCGTCAAGATCAACGTCGACGAGAACCCCGTCGTCGCCGGCCAGTTCGGGGTCATGTCCATCCCCACCCTCCTGCTCTTCAAGGACGGCAAGAAGGTCGACCAGAAGGTCGGCGGCCAGGCCAAGCCCGCCCTGAAGGCCTTCATCCAGCAGGCCCTGTAG
- a CDS encoding Crp/Fnr family transcriptional regulator, which translates to MFRDLDETERAQVLIIGQVRSYRAEEVIFREGDAGDGLYIVIDGTVRISKHTATGEEALAILEPNAFFGEMALVDFSTRAADAVANVPSEAFFIPLRELRTLIEANHGIALKVLYALCEVLTQRLRDTNERYMTVFTLAQWGGGMTQDNLFPIP; encoded by the coding sequence TTGTTCAGGGACCTGGACGAGACGGAGCGCGCCCAGGTGCTCATCATCGGCCAGGTGCGAAGCTACCGGGCGGAGGAGGTCATCTTCCGGGAAGGCGACGCGGGGGACGGACTGTACATCGTGATCGACGGCACCGTGCGCATCTCCAAGCACACGGCCACCGGCGAGGAGGCCCTGGCCATCCTCGAGCCCAACGCCTTCTTCGGCGAGATGGCCCTGGTGGACTTCTCCACCCGCGCCGCCGACGCCGTGGCCAACGTCCCCAGCGAGGCCTTCTTCATCCCGCTCCGGGAGTTGCGCACCCTCATCGAAGCCAACCACGGCATCGCCCTGAAGGTGCTCTACGCCCTCTGCGAGGTGCTCACCCAGCGCCTGCGCGACACCAACGAGCGGTACATGACCGTGTTCACGCTTGCCCAATGGGGGGGAGGCATGACCCAGGACAACCTGTTCCCCATTCCCTGA
- the ribB gene encoding 3,4-dihydroxy-2-butanone-4-phosphate synthase → MTTPFSSIETAIEAIRQGRMVVVVDDEDRENEGDLTLAAEHVTPEIIAFMATHGRGLICATLEGPLLDHLHIPQMVQDNTSPFETAFCVSVEAREGTSTGISAHDRSRTIKALVAPGAKPSDFVKPGHVFPLRAKPGGVLARTGQTEASVDLARLAGLHPSGVICEIMKDDGTMARVPDLVPFCEKFNLPLVTVAALVAHRLRVDPIIRRVGTTVRETAWGTLKVHRFESLLDGSQHFAYVLGEVEGGPAPLVRVHQETLPDDLDGFGKLTPTPFHEAMDAIRSEGRGVLVYLRRPGTDPEIPPQAPLSDRDVGVGAHILVSLGVKEMRLLSRAEKKYIGLRGFGLDIVGHVHLDAH, encoded by the coding sequence GTGACCACACCTTTTTCATCGATCGAAACGGCCATCGAGGCCATACGCCAGGGCCGGATGGTGGTTGTCGTGGACGACGAGGACCGGGAGAACGAGGGCGACCTCACCCTCGCGGCCGAGCACGTCACCCCCGAGATCATCGCGTTCATGGCCACCCACGGCAGGGGGCTCATCTGCGCCACCCTGGAGGGCCCGCTCCTGGACCACCTCCACATCCCCCAGATGGTCCAGGACAACACCAGCCCCTTCGAGACCGCCTTCTGCGTGAGCGTGGAGGCCCGGGAGGGCACCTCCACCGGGATCTCCGCCCACGACCGCTCGCGCACCATCAAGGCGCTGGTCGCCCCGGGCGCCAAGCCCTCGGACTTCGTCAAGCCCGGCCACGTGTTCCCCCTCCGGGCCAAGCCGGGGGGCGTCCTCGCCCGCACCGGCCAGACCGAGGCCTCCGTGGACCTGGCGCGCCTGGCGGGCCTGCACCCCTCCGGCGTCATCTGCGAGATCATGAAGGACGACGGCACCATGGCCCGGGTGCCCGACCTGGTGCCCTTCTGCGAGAAGTTCAACCTGCCCCTGGTGACCGTGGCCGCCCTGGTGGCCCACCGGCTGCGCGTGGACCCCATCATCCGGCGCGTGGGCACCACGGTGCGCGAGACCGCCTGGGGCACCCTGAAGGTGCACCGGTTCGAGAGCCTCCTGGACGGCAGCCAGCACTTCGCCTACGTGCTGGGCGAGGTCGAGGGCGGTCCGGCGCCCCTGGTGCGGGTGCACCAGGAGACCCTCCCGGACGACCTGGACGGCTTCGGCAAGCTCACGCCCACGCCTTTCCACGAGGCCATGGACGCCATCCGCTCCGAAGGCCGGGGCGTGCTGGTCTACCTCCGCCGCCCCGGCACCGACCCCGAGATCCCGCCCCAGGCCCCCCTGAGCGACCGGGATGTGGGAGTAGGCGCTCATATCCTTGTATCCCTTGGAGTTAAAGAAATGCGGCTCCTGAGCAGGGCGGAAAAGAAGTATATTGGTCTCCGGGGCTTCGGCCTCGACATCGTCGGACACGTTCATCTGGACGCCCATTGA
- a CDS encoding DUF4388 domain-containing protein yields the protein MREAPLPDIIQLVSQGGKTGCFHVSEEFHKARIYLKDGRIVHAVSNDCEGLDAIYEVALWLDGHYHFEENDGGVEVTITKPNPSILMEMHRRMDEWRVISQKIPSLDLHPHTTLLPGETPSGVNPREARLLTLATGYYTVAELAEVLEKPVLNIAKDLYGLVMGGHVVLRGVRSGKRPEVPGKPAPVAEKPLPAPLPPPPPPPEPEVHPVTEPMGLAPEPPQLPAEPEMPVRVELRPPPAAPKPMVPAQDPVRLAKLTNFTQRIVQTAKGALPPEHHEMVHRLQAKANQQLVAGEGPEAVKNLALAVSRGAVDAGCDGDTVKNLNAHLKALFAK from the coding sequence ATGCGCGAGGCGCCCCTGCCGGATATCATCCAGCTGGTGAGCCAGGGTGGGAAGACCGGCTGCTTCCATGTCTCCGAGGAGTTCCACAAGGCGCGCATCTACCTGAAGGACGGTCGCATCGTCCACGCCGTCTCCAACGACTGCGAGGGTCTGGACGCCATCTACGAGGTGGCGCTCTGGCTGGACGGGCACTACCACTTCGAGGAGAACGACGGCGGCGTCGAGGTGACCATCACCAAGCCGAACCCTTCCATCCTCATGGAGATGCACCGCCGCATGGACGAATGGCGGGTCATCAGCCAGAAGATCCCCTCCCTGGACCTGCACCCCCACACCACGCTGCTCCCCGGCGAGACGCCCTCGGGCGTGAACCCCCGGGAGGCCCGGCTCCTGACCCTGGCCACGGGCTACTACACCGTCGCCGAGCTGGCCGAGGTGCTGGAGAAGCCCGTCCTCAACATCGCCAAGGACCTCTACGGGCTCGTCATGGGCGGCCACGTGGTGCTCAGGGGCGTGCGCAGCGGCAAGCGCCCCGAGGTGCCCGGCAAGCCCGCGCCCGTGGCGGAAAAGCCCCTCCCGGCCCCCCTCCCGCCCCCGCCGCCCCCCCCGGAGCCGGAGGTCCACCCGGTCACCGAGCCCATGGGCCTCGCCCCGGAGCCCCCGCAGCTGCCGGCGGAGCCCGAGATGCCCGTGCGGGTCGAGCTGCGGCCGCCCCCGGCCGCGCCCAAGCCCATGGTCCCCGCCCAGGATCCGGTCCGGCTGGCCAAGCTCACCAACTTCACCCAGCGCATCGTCCAGACCGCCAAGGGCGCCCTGCCGCCGGAGCACCACGAGATGGTGCACCGCCTCCAGGCCAAGGCCAACCAGCAGCTCGTCGCCGGCGAAGGCCCGGAGGCGGTCAAGAACCTGGCCCTGGCCGTTTCGCGGGGAGCCGTGGACGCCGGGTGCGACGGTGATACCGTCAAGAACCTCAACGCCCACCTGAAGGCCCTGTTCGCCAAGTAG
- a CDS encoding ABC transporter permease has product MVFFRLLGLLVRDVVNDLFRHRGQHFLAVLTLASGLLLAGGGLLVVQGLDRWVSRMEGLARITVFANEGGGLDQAEGQLRRDPRFAAVRRISSQETTRRFMETTRDAGLMLKSLGEPIPETLELSLRPDLLAARKAIEVGESLRSLPGVGDVVVDQERLEGLQKTARLMRSALSSFGVLLLVAAGFATGNVIRMCVMTREEEITIMRLVGATEGFIRTPLLVEGGVLGLLASMVAVLGLLGLWWPVAHGMGRLSPLLVELARLGFFSAGNLALIAFIGTATGALGALWGFWSTQRALRKSEALMEQRGA; this is encoded by the coding sequence ATGGTCTTCTTCCGGCTCCTCGGGCTGCTGGTCCGCGATGTGGTCAACGATCTGTTCCGGCACCGGGGCCAGCACTTCCTGGCCGTGCTCACCCTGGCCTCGGGCCTGCTCCTGGCCGGCGGGGGCCTGCTGGTGGTGCAGGGACTGGACCGGTGGGTCTCGCGCATGGAGGGCCTGGCCCGCATCACGGTCTTCGCCAACGAGGGCGGCGGGCTGGACCAGGCCGAGGGCCAGCTTCGCCGGGACCCGCGCTTCGCGGCCGTGCGGCGCATCTCCTCCCAGGAGACGACCCGGCGATTCATGGAGACGACCCGCGACGCCGGCCTCATGCTCAAGAGCCTGGGCGAGCCCATCCCCGAGACCCTGGAGCTGAGCCTGCGCCCCGACCTGCTGGCCGCGCGCAAGGCCATCGAGGTGGGCGAGAGCCTGCGTTCCCTGCCCGGCGTGGGCGACGTGGTGGTGGACCAGGAGCGCCTGGAGGGCCTCCAGAAGACGGCCCGCCTCATGCGCTCGGCCCTGAGCTCCTTCGGCGTCCTGCTGCTGGTGGCCGCGGGCTTCGCCACCGGCAACGTCATCCGCATGTGCGTCATGACCCGCGAGGAGGAGATCACCATCATGCGGCTGGTGGGGGCCACCGAGGGTTTCATCCGCACCCCCCTCCTGGTGGAGGGCGGCGTGCTGGGCCTCCTGGCCAGCATGGTGGCCGTCCTGGGCCTTCTGGGCCTCTGGTGGCCCGTGGCCCACGGCATGGGCCGCCTGTCGCCGCTCCTGGTGGAGCTGGCCAGGCTCGGCTTCTTCTCCGCGGGCAACCTCGCCCTGATCGCCTTCATCGGCACCGCCACCGGCGCCCTCGGCGCCCTGTGGGGCTTCTGGAGCACCCAGAGGGCGCTGCGGAAGTCCGAAGCCCTGATGGAGCAGCGCGGCGCTTAG